In one Pseudomonas sp. MM211 genomic region, the following are encoded:
- a CDS encoding CmpA/NrtA family ABC transporter substrate-binding protein yields MDDKPRTLPSIDDSASQPRRTFLKQSMGLLGGGALMSLLPAGLSSAVWAAGTDGLETTKAKLGFIALTDAAPLFVADELGLFAKHGMTGVEVLKQSSWGTTRDNLVLGSGSGGIDGAHILTPMPYLMAAGKVTTNNTPLPMYLLARLNLNGQGISISKEYQDLKLGTDASAFKQAVAAKLAKGQKIAAAMTFPGGTHDLWLRYWMAAGGIEPNKDLPTVVIPPPQMVANMKVGSMDAFCVGEPWNAQLINQGIGYSAVTTGELWANHPEKALSLRADYVDANPNATRALLKAVMEAQMFCEAAENKEQVAEICAKRRWIGAPARTCWLACRATSITATAAWWKTART; encoded by the coding sequence ATGGACGACAAGCCACGTACATTGCCGAGCATCGACGACAGCGCCAGCCAGCCACGCCGCACCTTTCTCAAGCAGTCCATGGGCCTGCTTGGTGGCGGTGCGCTGATGAGCCTGCTGCCGGCGGGGCTGAGCAGCGCGGTGTGGGCTGCTGGCACCGATGGTCTGGAGACCACCAAGGCCAAGCTCGGCTTTATCGCCCTGACCGACGCCGCACCGCTGTTCGTGGCGGATGAACTGGGCCTGTTCGCCAAGCACGGCATGACCGGCGTGGAAGTGCTCAAGCAGTCGTCGTGGGGCACTACCCGCGACAACCTGGTGCTCGGCTCCGGCAGTGGCGGCATCGACGGCGCCCATATCCTCACGCCAATGCCCTACCTGATGGCCGCCGGCAAGGTCACCACCAACAATACTCCGCTGCCGATGTACCTGCTGGCGCGCCTGAACCTCAACGGTCAGGGCATCTCCATCAGCAAGGAATACCAGGATCTCAAACTCGGCACCGACGCCAGCGCCTTCAAGCAGGCCGTTGCCGCCAAGCTGGCCAAGGGTCAAAAGATCGCCGCGGCGATGACCTTCCCGGGCGGCACCCACGACCTGTGGCTGCGCTACTGGATGGCAGCTGGCGGCATCGAACCCAACAAGGATCTGCCGACGGTGGTGATCCCACCGCCGCAGATGGTCGCCAACATGAAGGTCGGCAGCATGGACGCATTCTGCGTCGGTGAGCCATGGAACGCTCAGTTGATCAACCAGGGCATTGGCTACAGCGCGGTAACCACCGGCGAGCTGTGGGCCAACCACCCGGAGAAAGCCCTGTCGCTGCGCGCCGATTATGTCGATGCCAACCCCAACGCCACCCGTGCCCTGCTCAAGGCGGTGATGGAAGCGCAGATGTTCTGCGAAGCGGCGGAGAACAAAGAGCAGGTCGCGGAAATCTGCGCCAAGCGCCGCTGGATCGGCGCTCCCGCCAGGACCTGCTGGCTCGCCTGCAGGGCAACATCGATTACGGCAACGGCCGCGTGGTGGAAAACAGCCCGCACCTGA
- the ntrB gene encoding nitrate ABC transporter permease produces the protein MNAPVKSLALPAGVIAPSWLKRLSTTLMQSVLPPLVITTALLLIWQLLCSGPNASLPPPSQVIEDTWELIINPFYDNGGTDVGMAWQLLASLERVAYGYALAVVVGVALGVLVGQSTWAMRGLDPLFQILRTVPPLAWLPLSLAGFKDSHPSALFVIFITAIWPIIINTSVGIRNIPEDYRNVAKVLRLNGLEYFQKIMLPAAAPYIFSGLRIGVGLSWLAIIAAEMLIGGVGIGFFIWDAWNASRISDIILALVYVGVVGFLLDRLVLFVGNRITRGTSA, from the coding sequence ATGAATGCGCCCGTAAAATCGCTGGCCCTGCCGGCCGGTGTCATCGCTCCAAGCTGGCTGAAGCGGCTGTCGACCACGCTCATGCAGTCGGTGCTGCCGCCCTTGGTGATCACCACAGCACTGCTGCTGATCTGGCAACTGCTGTGCAGTGGCCCCAACGCGTCGCTGCCGCCGCCCAGCCAGGTCATCGAAGACACCTGGGAGTTGATCATCAACCCCTTCTATGACAACGGCGGCACCGACGTCGGCATGGCCTGGCAACTGCTCGCCAGCCTCGAGCGGGTGGCCTACGGCTATGCCCTGGCAGTCGTAGTCGGTGTAGCGTTGGGGGTGCTGGTCGGCCAGTCGACCTGGGCGATGCGCGGTCTCGACCCGCTGTTCCAGATCCTGCGTACCGTGCCGCCGCTGGCCTGGTTGCCGCTGTCGCTGGCCGGTTTCAAGGACAGTCACCCGTCGGCGCTGTTCGTGATTTTCATCACTGCAATCTGGCCGATCATCATCAATACCTCGGTGGGCATCCGCAACATCCCCGAGGACTACCGCAACGTCGCCAAAGTGCTGCGCCTCAATGGCCTGGAGTACTTCCAGAAGATCATGCTGCCCGCCGCCGCCCCCTACATCTTCTCAGGGCTGCGCATTGGCGTGGGGCTGTCCTGGCTGGCGATCATCGCGGCAGAGATGCTGATTGGTGGCGTGGGTATCGGCTTCTTCATCTGGGACGCGTGGAACGCCTCGCGCATCAGCGACATCATTCTCGCCCTGGTCTACGTCGGCGTGGTCGGCTTCCTGCTCGACCGCCTGGTGCTGTTCGTCGGCAACCGCATCACCCGTGGCACATCGGCCTGA
- a CDS encoding ABC transporter ATP-binding protein — MSKHYLSIEHVEKYFERDGVSSHVLNQINLNVERGEYISIIGHSGCGKSTVLNIVAGLTDSSSGAVILDGKEVRGPGPDRSLVFQNHSLLPWLTVQENVALAVDKVFKRTKSKAERRDWTLHHLELVSMGHALHKRPSEISGGMKQRVGIARALAMEPKVLLLDEPFGALDALTRAHLQDEVMRIQSELHNTVMMITHDVDEAVLLSDRIVMMTNGPSATIGEILTIDLPRPRDRIALADDPRYNAYRHAVLSFLHEKQRKVEPMSAHRAAAAKEPAGKERARA; from the coding sequence ATGAGCAAGCACTATCTGAGCATCGAACATGTGGAAAAGTACTTCGAGCGTGACGGCGTCAGCTCCCATGTACTGAACCAGATCAACCTCAACGTCGAGCGTGGCGAATACATCTCCATCATCGGCCACTCCGGTTGCGGCAAATCGACGGTGCTGAACATCGTCGCCGGCCTGACCGACTCAAGCAGCGGCGCAGTGATTCTCGACGGCAAGGAAGTTCGCGGCCCCGGCCCGGATCGCAGCCTGGTGTTTCAGAACCACTCGCTGCTGCCCTGGCTGACGGTGCAGGAAAACGTCGCCCTGGCCGTCGACAAGGTCTTCAAGCGTACCAAGAGCAAGGCCGAGCGCCGCGACTGGACGCTGCATCATCTGGAGCTGGTGAGCATGGGCCACGCATTGCACAAACGGCCCAGCGAAATTTCCGGCGGCATGAAGCAGCGTGTAGGCATTGCCCGCGCGCTGGCCATGGAACCCAAGGTGCTGCTGCTAGACGAGCCCTTTGGCGCACTCGACGCCCTGACCCGCGCCCACTTGCAGGACGAGGTCATGCGTATCCAGAGCGAGCTGCACAACACGGTGATGATGATCACCCACGATGTCGACGAAGCCGTGCTGCTTTCCGATCGCATCGTGATGATGACCAACGGCCCTTCGGCGACCATTGGTGAAATCCTCACCATCGATCTGCCGCGGCCCCGTGACCGCATCGCTTTGGCTGACGACCCGCGCTACAACGCCTATCGGCATGCCGTGCTGAGTTTCCTGCACGAAAAACAGCGCAAGGTCGAACCCATGAGCGCACACCGCGCTGCCGCAGCTAAAGAGCCGGCCGGCAAGGAGCGCGCTCGCGCCTAG
- the dcd gene encoding dCTP deaminase, with translation MSIKSDKWIRRMAQEHGMIEPFVERQVRNEGGLPLISYGVSSYGYDVRCADEFKVFTNINSATVDPKNFDEKSFVDVKSDVCIIPPNSFALARTVEFFRIPRNVLTICLGKSTYARCGIIVNVTPLEPEWEGHVTLEFSNTTTLPAKIYANEGVAQMLFLESDEACEVSYKDRGGKYQGQRGVTLPRA, from the coding sequence ATGAGCATCAAATCAGACAAGTGGATTCGCCGCATGGCCCAGGAACACGGCATGATCGAGCCGTTCGTCGAGCGCCAGGTGCGTAATGAAGGCGGTTTGCCGCTGATTTCTTACGGGGTGTCCAGCTACGGTTACGACGTGCGCTGCGCCGATGAATTCAAGGTCTTCACCAATATCAACTCGGCCACCGTCGACCCGAAGAATTTCGATGAAAAAAGCTTCGTCGATGTAAAAAGCGATGTGTGCATCATCCCGCCGAACTCGTTCGCGCTGGCCCGTACCGTGGAATTCTTCCGCATTCCGCGCAACGTTTTGACCATATGCCTGGGCAAGAGCACTTATGCGCGCTGCGGCATCATCGTCAACGTCACGCCGCTGGAACCGGAATGGGAAGGGCATGTGACCCTGGAATTTTCCAACACCACCACTTTGCCTGCGAAGATTTACGCTAATGAGGGCGTGGCGCAGATGCTGTTCCTCGAGTCCGACGAAGCCTGTGAGGTGTCGTACAAGGATCGTGGCGGTAAGTATCAAGGGCAACGAGGGGTCACGCTGCCTAGGGCCTGA
- a CDS encoding cold-shock protein: MSNRQNGTVKWFNDEKGYGFITPQSGDDLFVHFKAIQSDGFKSLKEGQQVSFVATRGQKGMQAEEVQVI; this comes from the coding sequence ATGTCCAATCGTCAGAATGGCACCGTTAAGTGGTTCAACGATGAGAAAGGCTACGGCTTCATCACTCCGCAATCCGGTGACGACCTGTTCGTACACTTCAAAGCTATCCAGAGCGATGGCTTCAAGAGCCTGAAAGAAGGCCAGCAAGTTTCCTTCGTGGCCACTCGTGGTCAGAAAGGCATGCAAGCTGAGGAAGTTCAGGTTATCTAA